In Corylus avellana chromosome ca2, CavTom2PMs-1.0, the following proteins share a genomic window:
- the LOC132169068 gene encoding protein FAR1-RELATED SEQUENCE 5-like gives MASSLDCSDTLFPATEQNADNYTDETNKNNDQNMVIDYTPKLGIEFGSEQEAYDFYNEYGRNYGFSIRKDWSNKRKVDGVVTSRKFACCKEGFRDELERDGTKTYERAETRTGC, from the exons ATGGCATCGAGTTTGGATTGTTCAGACACTCTGTTTCCAGCTACCGAGCAAAATGCTGACAA TTACACGGATGAGACAAATAAGAACAATGATCAAAACATGGTTATTGACTATACGCCAAAGCTTGGCATTGAGTTTGGTTCTGAACAAGAGGCATACGACTTTTATAATGAGTACGGACGAAATTATGGATTTAGTATTCGCAAAGATTGGAGTAATAAAAGAAAGGTAGACGGCGTGGTGACTTCAAGAAAATTTGCATGTTGTAAAGAGGGGTTTCGAGACGAATTGGAGAGAGATGGTACAAAAACATATGAGCGAGCTGAAACAAGGACAGGTTGCTAG